The sequence below is a genomic window from Streptomyces sp. NBC_00582.
GTCGACTTCGCGGTCGCGGACGTCCATGCCCTGGATGTCCCGGACGACTCGTTCTGCGTGGTCCACGCCCATCAGGTGCTGCAGCACGTCGGCGATCCGGTGCAGGCGCTGCGCGAGATGCGGCGGGTGACGAAGCCCGGCGGGTACGTCGCGGTGCGCGACTCGGACTACTCGGCGATGACCTGGTACCCCGCCTCGCCCGGCATGGACGACTGGCAGGACCTGTACCTGCGGGTGGCGCGGGCCAACGGCGGTGAGCCGGACGCCGGGCGGCGGCTGAAGGCATGGGCGCTGGAGGCCGGCTTCACCGACATCACGGCGACCTCCGCCACCTGGACGTTCAGCACCCCGCAGGAGCGGGCCTGGTGGAGCGGGCTGTGGGCCGACCGCACCGTGGCCTCGTCGTACGCGGAACGCGCCACGCAGGGCGGACACGCCACCCCGAAGCAGCTGGAGGCCGTCGCGCGGGCCTGGCGGGAATGGGGAGAGCGGGAGGACGGCTGGTTCGCCGTTCTGCACGGAGAGATTCTGTGCCGAAAGGGCGCCTGAGTCGCGGATATTTCACGGAATCCCGGAAACCCGGAACGCAGGAGGTTCAACACTATGGTTCCCATCCTGCTGGTTCTGCTGTTGGTGCTGATTCTTTTCGGTGCCGGATTCG
It includes:
- a CDS encoding class I SAM-dependent methyltransferase; translation: MPKAQETAVYTHGHHESVLRSHTWRTAANSAAYLLGSLKPHMRILDIGCGPGTITADLAALVPDGHVTGVDRAEGVLEQARATAAERGLGNVDFAVADVHALDVPDDSFCVVHAHQVLQHVGDPVQALREMRRVTKPGGYVAVRDSDYSAMTWYPASPGMDDWQDLYLRVARANGGEPDAGRRLKAWALEAGFTDITATSATWTFSTPQERAWWSGLWADRTVASSYAERATQGGHATPKQLEAVARAWREWGEREDGWFAVLHGEILCRKGA